A portion of the Thunnus albacares chromosome 5, fThuAlb1.1, whole genome shotgun sequence genome contains these proteins:
- the copz1 gene encoding coatomer subunit zeta-1 isoform X2 — protein sequence MDSPILEPSLYTVKAVLILDNDGDRLYAKYYDDTYPTVKEQKAFEKNIFNKTHRTDSEIALLEGLTVVYKSNIDLFFYVIGSSHENELMLMAVLNCLFDSLSQMLRKNVERRALLENMEGLFLAVDEIVDGGVILESDPQQVVHRVALRGDDVPLTEQTVTQVLQSAKEQIKWSLLR from the exons ATGGATTCTCCAATACTG GAACCATCCTTGTATACTGTCAAAGCAGTTCTCATTCTGGACAACGACGGAGACAGGCTTTATGCCAAG TATTATGATGATACATACCCGACAGTGAAGGAGCAGAAAGCATTTGAGAAGAACAtattcaacaaaacacacaggacGGACA GTGAGATAGCGCTACTCGAGGGCCTCACTGTTGTCTACAAGAGCAACATAGACCTCTTCTTTTATGTGATTGGAAGTTCACATGAAAATGAG CTTATGCTTATGGCAGTTCTAAATTGCCTCTTTGATTCTCTCAGTCAGATGTTGAG AAAAAATGTTGAGAGGAGAGCTTTGTTGGAGAATATGGAGGGGCTCTTCCTTGCTGTGGATGAAATTGTAGATGGAGG GGTGATCCTAGAGAGTGACCCACAACAAGTTGTGCATCGTGTGGCTCTCAGA GGCGATGATGTGCCTTTGACCGAGCAGACCGTCACCCAG GTTCTTCAGTCTGCCAAAGAACAAATCAAGTGGTCGCTTCTACGATAG
- the copz1 gene encoding coatomer subunit zeta-1 isoform X1, with protein sequence MWKCHALLLIILLTLVGWLFDSFISCVASPLPTPGEFGVTTSIFSVVEPSLYTVKAVLILDNDGDRLYAKYYDDTYPTVKEQKAFEKNIFNKTHRTDSEIALLEGLTVVYKSNIDLFFYVIGSSHENELMLMAVLNCLFDSLSQMLRKNVERRALLENMEGLFLAVDEIVDGGVILESDPQQVVHRVALRGDDVPLTEQTVTQVLQSAKEQIKWSLLR encoded by the exons ATGTGGAAGTGTCATGCCCTCCTTTTAATCATATTGTTGACTCTGGTCGGATGGCTTTTTGACTCTTTCATCTCATGTGTAGCGTCTCCACTGCCGACCCCGGGAGAGTTTGGTGTCACAACTTCAATTTTTTCAGTTGTT GAACCATCCTTGTATACTGTCAAAGCAGTTCTCATTCTGGACAACGACGGAGACAGGCTTTATGCCAAG TATTATGATGATACATACCCGACAGTGAAGGAGCAGAAAGCATTTGAGAAGAACAtattcaacaaaacacacaggacGGACA GTGAGATAGCGCTACTCGAGGGCCTCACTGTTGTCTACAAGAGCAACATAGACCTCTTCTTTTATGTGATTGGAAGTTCACATGAAAATGAG CTTATGCTTATGGCAGTTCTAAATTGCCTCTTTGATTCTCTCAGTCAGATGTTGAG AAAAAATGTTGAGAGGAGAGCTTTGTTGGAGAATATGGAGGGGCTCTTCCTTGCTGTGGATGAAATTGTAGATGGAGG GGTGATCCTAGAGAGTGACCCACAACAAGTTGTGCATCGTGTGGCTCTCAGA GGCGATGATGTGCCTTTGACCGAGCAGACCGTCACCCAG GTTCTTCAGTCTGCCAAAGAACAAATCAAGTGGTCGCTTCTACGATAG